A window from Bacillus sp. (in: firmicutes) encodes these proteins:
- a CDS encoding daunorubicin ABC transporter permease: MAKYIEMIRIRFLMMLAYRTNYYSGILVYSINIGAYYFLWTAIYGEKQSIEGLSVTQMVTYIAVAWMARAFYFNNIDREIASEIIEGKVAVELIRPYNYLTMKTMAGFGEGIFRLLFFSLPGMVIVGFIFPLEFSNNYSTWGYFGLSTLLSFIVNTEINLLTGMMTFFIFNISGLLRAKRVIIDLFSGLLLPISFYPSWAQDIMGFLPFQAISYIPSMIFTEGLQGSAIFQALLLQFIWAMILLVPIQALWVIARKKLVVQGG, translated from the coding sequence ATGGCCAAATATATAGAAATGATTCGTATTCGTTTTTTAATGATGCTCGCTTACCGAACGAATTATTACAGCGGCATACTAGTATATAGCATCAATATTGGTGCTTATTATTTTTTGTGGACAGCCATTTATGGTGAAAAGCAATCAATTGAAGGTTTATCTGTTACGCAAATGGTTACGTATATTGCTGTTGCTTGGATGGCTCGTGCTTTTTATTTTAATAATATTGACCGGGAAATTGCTAGCGAAATTATCGAAGGGAAAGTAGCAGTAGAGCTAATCAGACCTTATAATTATTTAACAATGAAGACGATGGCTGGCTTTGGTGAAGGTATCTTTAGACTGCTGTTTTTCTCATTACCGGGAATGGTCATTGTCGGCTTTATCTTTCCGCTTGAATTTTCAAATAACTACTCGACTTGGGGCTATTTCGGCCTTTCAACTTTGTTAAGCTTTATCGTCAATACCGAAATCAATTTATTAACTGGAATGATGACTTTTTTCATTTTTAACATTTCAGGATTACTCAGAGCAAAACGGGTGATTATTGATTTGTTTTCAGGTTTGTTGTTGCCGATTAGTTTTTATCCAAGTTGGGCACAAGACATTATGGGCTTTTTGCCCTTTCAAGCGATTAGCTACATTCCGAGCATGATTTTTACAGAAGGCTTACAGGGGAGTGCTATTTTCCAAGCGCTTCTGCTTCAATTCATATGGGCAATGATTCTACTTGTGCCAATTCAAGCTTTATGGGTTATTGCTCGGAAAAAACTAGTTGTGCAAGGAGGGTAG
- a CDS encoding ABC transporter permease, with amino-acid sequence MFYVSMFFQYMGQYMKTRLEYRTDAVVEIVSDLLFQAVNLIFIIVVFGHTSVLGGWSRDEIIFIYGFFLVPYALFSAFFNIWDFNDRYIVKGEMDRILTRPIHSLFQVVLERMELESLFGIITGLIIMIYAGGNLDLQFHWYDPFIFIVMVIGGMFIFAGIFVSLASVGFWSDARTDIMPMVYNIGNYGRYPVNIYNNVIRFILTWILPFAFVGVYPAAYFLGRTEWLVYAFLTPLMGIIFFMLAIWIWNQGVKKYRGAGN; translated from the coding sequence ATGTTTTACGTATCAATGTTTTTTCAATATATGGGGCAATATATGAAAACGAGATTGGAATATCGTACGGATGCGGTAGTTGAAATTGTTTCTGATCTATTGTTTCAAGCTGTCAATTTAATTTTTATTATTGTCGTGTTTGGTCATACTAGTGTTTTAGGTGGCTGGAGCCGAGATGAAATTATTTTTATTTATGGCTTTTTTCTCGTTCCATATGCCCTTTTTTCTGCTTTTTTTAATATTTGGGATTTTAACGACCGCTATATTGTCAAAGGGGAAATGGACCGCATTTTAACAAGGCCGATTCATAGTTTATTTCAGGTCGTATTGGAACGAATGGAGCTTGAATCATTATTTGGTATTATTACAGGCTTAATTATTATGATTTATGCAGGCGGAAATTTAGATTTACAGTTCCATTGGTATGATCCGTTCATTTTTATTGTGATGGTCATCGGTGGCATGTTTATTTTTGCCGGAATTTTTGTGTCGTTGGCAAGCGTCGGCTTTTGGTCAGATGCTCGTACCGATATTATGCCGATGGTTTATAATATCGGCAATTATGGGCGCTATCCAGTAAATATTTATAACAATGTCATTAGATTTATTTTAACTTGGATTTTACCGTTTGCTTTTGTCGGCGTGTATCCAGCCGCTTATTTTTTAGGTCGAACAGAATGGCTCGTTTATGCGTTTTTGACCCCATTGATGGGAATTATCTTTTTCATGTTAGCGATTTGGATTTGGAATCAGGGGGTTAAGAAATATCGCGGGGCGGGCAACTAG
- a CDS encoding two pore domain potassium channel family protein, protein MLLIGIGLLLAIIYKSLEWIWLRENFQRNRRHFLSIENFLLLIFTYIILLVGFGFIYTLIEASGTSIIIESGNKVEPPFFHIMGTGMYFSGVTLFSLGYGDVVPIGIGRGFAMVEALIGYLLPAAFVMRSVIDFEGSFFKERG, encoded by the coding sequence ATGTTATTAATCGGTATCGGGTTACTATTGGCCATTATTTATAAAAGTCTTGAGTGGATTTGGCTTAGAGAGAATTTTCAAAGAAATCGCAGACATTTTCTATCTATTGAAAACTTTTTGCTGCTTATTTTTACATATATAATTTTATTAGTAGGGTTTGGGTTTATTTATACATTAATTGAAGCATCTGGAACGTCGATTATTATCGAATCCGGGAATAAGGTTGAACCGCCTTTCTTTCATATAATGGGTACAGGCATGTATTTTAGCGGAGTTACGTTATTTTCATTAGGCTATGGTGATGTTGTACCGATTGGGATTGGCAGGGGTTTTGCAATGGTGGAAGCACTAATTGGTTATTTATTGCCAGCTGCCTTCGTGATGCGGTCTGTTATCGATTTCGAGGGCTCTTTTTTTAAAGAACGAGGATAA